Proteins encoded within one genomic window of Hemiscyllium ocellatum isolate sHemOce1 chromosome 1, sHemOce1.pat.X.cur, whole genome shotgun sequence:
- the thnsl2 gene encoding threonine synthase-like 2, with the protein MKYTSTRGGLTGVNFEQVLFSGYAPDGGLFMPEEIPSLDTAILQTWSTYSYPRLVEEICSLFISRDELPREDLRDLISQAFVRFRHKDIVKLAKLKNELYVLELWHGVTFAFKDLAMSCVGQLLQYFLRKRQKHVTILVGTSGDTGSSAIESIRGMENMDIIVLLPHGRCSPIQELQMTTVIEDNIHVFAVDGTSDELDEPIRNVFADLEFVKRHNIMSLNSINWARIMVQIAHYFYAYFQCSPSMQNIPLPLVEVVVPTGAAGNITAGSIAQMMGLPIRLVAVVNENDIIHRTIQNGDFSLADSIKASLAPSIDIQEPYNMERIFWLLSDKDSTLIKTLMEEFQKLGKANMPDILSTKLSQTFDSYTVNDDYVIVTMLRCWKENEYLLCPHSAVAVAYHYQEMDLDTRSVPRCCLATAAAVKFPEAVLKAGLTPEIPPEIRALETMDTRCTAMKRGEDWEKILYHKIEEVNMRRKT; encoded by the exons ATGAAATACACAAGTACACGGGGTGGATTGACCGGCGTGAACTTTGAGCAGGTCCTTTTCTCTGGCTATGCCCCAGATGGTGGCCTTTTCATGCCTGAAGAAATCCCAAGCCTTGACACGGCCATCCTGCAGACGTGGAGCACTTACAGTTACCCCCGGCTGGTCGAGGAGATTTGCTCACTGTTCATTTCCAGAGACGAATTGCCGAGGGAAGACTTAAGGG ATCTAATTAGCCAGGCCTTCGTGAGATTCCGACACAAGGACATTGTGAAATTAGCCAAACTGAAAAATGAGTTGTATGTGTTGGAGCTGTGGCATGGTGTGACCTTCGCTTTTAAGGACCTCGCAATGTCATGTGTGGGACAATTACTCCAGTACTTcctgagaaagagacagaagcaTGTCACTATTCTAGTCG GGACATCAGGAGATACTGGCAGCTCAGCCATAGAGAGCATCCGAGGAATGGAGAACATGGATATCATTGTGTTGCTTCCACATGGCCGCTGCAGCCCGATCCAGGAGCTGCAGATGACAACGGTTATTGAGGACAACATCCACGTTTTTGCAG TTGATGGAACAAGTGATGAGCTGGATGAACCAATCCGGAATGTGTTTGCTGACCTTGAGTTTGTGAAGAGACACAACATAATGAGCTTAAACTCCATCAACTGGGCCCGCATCATGGTGCAGATTGCGCACTATTTCTACGCTTACTTCCAGTGTAGCCCGTCAATGCAGAACATTCCCCTCCCTTTGGTAGAGGTAGTCGTACCAACCGGAGCAGCGGGTAACATCACAG CTGGAAGTATCGCTCAGATGATGGGTCTCCCAATTCGATTGGTTGCAGTGGTCAATGAAAATGACATCATACACAGAACCATTCAGAACGGTGACTTCTCTTTGGCTGATTCAATTAAAGCTTCCTTAGCGCCATCCATTGATATCCAG GAACCCTATAACATGGAGAGAATATTTTGGTTGTTGTCGGACAAGGATAGCACCTTGATCAAAACGCTGATGGAGGAATTCCAGAAACTGGGCAAAGCTAACATGCCCGATATCTTGTCCACAAAG CTGTCACAAACGTTTGATTCATACACTGTGAACGATGACTATGTGATTGTGACAATGCTCCGTTGTTGGAAGGAGAATGAGTACTTGCTTTGTCCTCATTCTGCTGTCGCTGTCGCATACCACTATCAAGAAATGGACCTGGACACCAGGAG CGTTCCCAGATGTTGCCTAGCAACCGCTGCTGCTGTTAAATTTCCGGAGGCCGTGCTGAAGGCTGGACTAACTCCGGAGATTCCACCTGAAATCCGTGCTTTGGAGACCATGGATACGCGGTGTACAGCAATGAAGAGAGGAGAAGACTGGGAAAAGATCCTCTACCATAAAATCGAGGAAGTTAATATGCGCAGAAAAACATGA